The following proteins are co-located in the Vicinamibacteria bacterium genome:
- a CDS encoding BlaI/MecI/CopY family transcriptional regulator: MARKKASPKLTPLELDLMMVLWERGPSTVQEVQKGLASVRRLAYTTVQTMLNVLHRKKKLRRELRERAYVYHPTVSREQVTHNATAEIIDRFFGGSAEELVLSLVESRRLSQDELRKLNDIVEGGEWSS, from the coding sequence GTGGCCAGAAAGAAAGCGAGTCCGAAGCTCACACCGCTCGAGCTCGACCTCATGATGGTGCTCTGGGAGCGGGGCCCGTCGACGGTCCAGGAAGTGCAAAAAGGGCTCGCGAGCGTCCGCAGGCTCGCCTATACCACGGTCCAGACGATGTTGAACGTTCTTCATCGCAAGAAGAAGCTCCGTCGTGAGCTGAGGGAGCGCGCCTACGTTTACCATCCGACCGTGAGTCGAGAGCAGGTTACGCACAATGCCACAGCCGAGATCATCGACCGTTTCTTCGGGGGTTCGGCGGAGGAACTGGTCTTGAGCCTCGTCGAGAGCCGTCGTTTGAGTCAGGACGAGCTTCGCAAGCTCAACGACATCGTGGAAGGCGGCGAATGGTCGTCATGA
- a CDS encoding M56 family metallopeptidase, producing MMSGIATFVINASWQVTLLAAIAFGLTRWRSFSASERHRIWAMTFLLCFLVPLSTILRPLAPSAPAGELNVAEGSPVPVATTAGHPAKDDAVSLGVSREAAMALSALYVAFVVAGLLRLVRGARRAARLRASASIHGLPEGLEVVEARCRRVLGVDRGRILWSSGEGSPVTFGLLDPVILLPARLRNEASSHLFTAIMGHELAHIRRHDYPWNVAFELLRVAIGIHPVAHWIKRQLDRTREEACDEAVAVELLEPRAYARCLVAAAAMFLDSGPSHSLGVLGTHSLEGRIMYLTKLGTRRPARRAALSFAGTALVATSVFSSTFAVTLIPTPSDAREQPVRRTESSREVREESNDEERGAYRAAGRRDPFIGPQSVPQEEPEGPLGFEVGSVTLHGIVKTTGGSTAMLVGPDDKTYFVREGQPFGNGVLAKIGNASVTFRVRDPNPLSALADRDLEVRLHTE from the coding sequence ATGATGAGCGGGATCGCAACCTTCGTGATCAACGCTTCCTGGCAGGTGACGCTTCTGGCTGCGATCGCGTTCGGCCTGACGCGATGGAGATCTTTTTCGGCATCGGAGCGACACCGCATTTGGGCGATGACTTTCCTGCTATGTTTCCTGGTGCCTTTGTCGACAATCCTCCGTCCGCTCGCACCGTCGGCGCCGGCAGGGGAGCTCAATGTCGCGGAAGGGTCGCCGGTGCCAGTGGCAACGACTGCCGGCCATCCGGCAAAGGACGACGCCGTGAGCCTGGGCGTCTCGCGCGAAGCCGCGATGGCACTCTCGGCGCTCTACGTCGCCTTCGTCGTGGCAGGACTGCTTCGGCTGGTGCGCGGCGCTCGGCGCGCGGCGCGGCTTCGTGCCAGCGCGTCGATCCACGGGCTTCCCGAAGGGCTCGAAGTTGTCGAGGCGCGTTGCCGTCGTGTGCTCGGCGTCGATCGCGGCCGGATTCTATGGTCCTCGGGGGAGGGAAGTCCGGTCACTTTCGGCCTTCTCGACCCGGTAATTCTGCTTCCCGCTCGATTGCGTAACGAAGCGTCGAGTCATCTATTCACCGCGATCATGGGCCATGAGCTCGCTCACATCCGACGACACGACTACCCATGGAACGTCGCCTTTGAGCTCCTAAGGGTCGCAATCGGCATCCATCCCGTGGCGCACTGGATCAAGCGCCAGCTCGACCGGACACGCGAGGAAGCCTGTGACGAAGCGGTCGCGGTGGAGCTATTGGAGCCGCGCGCATACGCCCGCTGTCTCGTCGCCGCCGCGGCGATGTTTCTGGACTCCGGCCCAAGCCATTCCCTCGGTGTGCTCGGCACCCACTCACTGGAGGGTCGCATCATGTACTTGACCAAACTCGGAACGCGGCGTCCCGCTAGGAGAGCCGCCTTGTCGTTCGCGGGGACGGCATTGGTGGCAACGAGCGTCTTTAGCTCGACGTTTGCCGTGACGCTGATCCCGACGCCATCGGACGCGCGGGAGCAGCCCGTGCGTCGCACCGAATCGTCCCGCGAGGTGCGGGAAGAGAGCAACGACGAAGAACGAGGAGCCTATCGCGCCGCGGGACGACGCGACCCGTTCATCGGGCCCCAGTCGGTGCCACAAGAGGAGCCCGAGGGGCCCTTGGGATTCGAAGTTGGCAGTGTCACCCTTCATGGCATCGTAAAAACAACTGGAGGCTCTACCGCCATGTTGGTGGGGCCGGACGACAAGACGTACTTCGTTCGCGAGGGGCAGCCTTTCGGAAACGGAGTTCTCGCCAAGATCGGCAACGCTTCGGTGACGTTTCGTGTGCGTGACCCGAATCCACTCTCGGCGCTCGCGGACCGCGACCTCGAGGTGCGTCTGCACACCGAGTAA
- a CDS encoding glutamine--tRNA ligase/YqeY domain fusion protein, translating into MPGPDFIRAIIEEDLEKGSHGGRVATRFPPEPNGYLHIGHAKSICLNFGVAIEYGGTCNLRFDDTNPSKEEVEYVEAIQEDVRWLGFDWDDRLYFASDYFEELYEKAVGLIRDGKAYVDSLSADQIREYRGTLTEPGRVSPFRNRSVEENLDLFRRMREGEFEEGAHVLRAKIDMASGNVNLRDPTLYRIRKHPHHRTGKNWAIYPMYDYAHALSDAFEKITHSLCTLEFEDHRPLYDWAVRETKVPFVPRQIEFARLNLSYTVLSKRRLLRLVRDGHVGGWDDPRMPTIGGLRRRGYTPESIRTFCDRIGVAKRASVVDVAQLEHAVREDLNLRSPRVMAVLRPLRVVLENYPEGQEEELEAVNNPEDERAGTRRVPFSRVLYIERDDFLEDPPRKFFRLAPGREVRLRYAYLVRCVAVVKDETGDVIELRCRYDPATRGGTPPDGRKVKATLHWVSASHAMDAEIRLYDRLFQVENPDVVEEGKDFTDHLNPSSLEVVEGAKIEPSVADAKPGTRYQFERLGYFAVDPDSNASRLVFNRTVALKDTWARIAARTPG; encoded by the coding sequence GTGCCCGGCCCCGACTTCATCCGCGCGATCATCGAGGAAGACCTCGAGAAGGGCAGCCATGGCGGTCGGGTCGCGACCCGGTTTCCTCCGGAGCCAAACGGCTACCTCCATATCGGCCATGCCAAATCCATTTGCCTCAATTTCGGCGTCGCCATCGAGTACGGCGGAACCTGCAACCTCCGATTCGACGACACCAACCCCAGCAAGGAGGAGGTCGAGTACGTCGAGGCCATTCAGGAGGACGTCCGCTGGCTCGGATTCGATTGGGACGACCGGCTGTACTTTGCGTCCGACTACTTCGAGGAGCTCTACGAAAAAGCCGTCGGTCTGATACGGGACGGCAAAGCCTATGTGGACAGCTTGAGCGCCGACCAAATCCGGGAATATCGCGGCACCCTGACCGAGCCCGGACGAGTGAGTCCATTTCGGAACCGCTCCGTCGAGGAGAACCTCGACTTGTTTCGCCGCATGCGGGAGGGAGAGTTCGAAGAGGGAGCCCACGTGCTCCGGGCCAAGATCGACATGGCCTCCGGCAACGTCAACCTGCGCGATCCAACTCTCTACCGAATCCGCAAGCATCCCCACCACCGAACCGGAAAGAACTGGGCCATCTACCCCATGTACGACTACGCTCACGCGCTGTCGGACGCATTCGAGAAGATCACCCATTCTTTGTGCACCCTCGAGTTCGAGGATCACCGACCGCTCTACGACTGGGCGGTTCGAGAGACGAAGGTGCCCTTCGTTCCGCGCCAAATCGAGTTCGCCCGGCTGAACTTGTCCTACACCGTGCTCAGCAAGAGACGGCTTCTGCGCCTCGTTCGTGATGGCCACGTCGGTGGCTGGGACGATCCACGCATGCCGACGATCGGGGGACTTCGAAGGCGCGGCTACACCCCGGAGTCGATCCGGACATTTTGTGACCGCATCGGCGTCGCCAAGCGCGCAAGCGTCGTCGATGTAGCCCAGCTCGAGCATGCGGTCCGCGAGGACCTCAATCTGCGGTCACCGCGCGTCATGGCAGTTCTCCGCCCACTCCGCGTCGTCCTGGAGAACTATCCCGAAGGCCAGGAGGAGGAGCTCGAAGCGGTAAACAACCCCGAGGACGAGCGCGCCGGGACGCGAAGGGTTCCCTTCTCGCGAGTACTTTACATCGAACGGGACGACTTTCTCGAAGATCCTCCGCGCAAGTTCTTCCGGCTGGCCCCGGGACGGGAGGTGCGGCTTCGCTACGCCTACCTCGTCCGCTGTGTGGCCGTCGTCAAAGACGAGACGGGAGACGTCATCGAGCTCCGTTGCCGCTACGATCCCGCCACCCGCGGCGGGACCCCGCCGGACGGCCGAAAAGTGAAGGCGACGCTCCATTGGGTCTCAGCCAGCCACGCGATGGATGCCGAGATACGACTCTACGATCGTCTCTTCCAGGTCGAGAACCCCGATGTCGTCGAGGAGGGCAAGGACTTCACCGACCACCTCAACCCCAGCTCACTCGAGGTCGTGGAGGGCGCGAAGATCGAGCCCAGTGTTGCCGATGCGAAGCCCGGAACGCGATATCAATTCGAGCGGCTGGGCTATTTCGCCGTCGACCCGGACTCGAACGCCAGCAGGCTGGTCTTCAACCGCACCGTGGCCCTGAAAGACACCTGGGCCCGCATCGCAGCGCGAACCCCCGGATAG
- a CDS encoding cytochrome c, whose translation MVHLPRFGFGRRATREEIAAIDIDVMPDGTGLPEGSGSVARGKTLYAAQCVQCHGADGRGADYEALVGREPGDEFRFAETPNHTITVGNYWPYATTLFDYIRRAMPQAVPGTLPPDDVYSLVAYVLYLNEILPEDATLDRQSLPAIAMPARGRFVYDDRAGGPEFR comes from the coding sequence ATGGTCCATCTGCCCAGGTTCGGATTCGGCCGGCGCGCGACGCGGGAAGAGATCGCCGCCATCGACATCGACGTGATGCCCGACGGGACCGGCTTGCCCGAGGGAAGCGGGAGCGTCGCGCGCGGAAAGACGCTCTATGCCGCTCAATGCGTCCAGTGCCATGGCGCCGATGGTCGAGGTGCTGACTACGAAGCACTCGTAGGCCGCGAGCCCGGCGACGAGTTCCGCTTCGCGGAAACGCCCAACCACACCATTACCGTGGGAAATTATTGGCCGTACGCGACGACGCTTTTCGATTACATTCGGCGGGCGATGCCCCAAGCGGTTCCCGGGACTTTACCCCCGGACGACGTCTATAGCCTCGTCGCCTACGTGCTCTATCTGAACGAGATCCTTCCCGAGGACGCGACGCTCGATCGTCAGTCGCTCCCGGCGATCGCCATGCCCGCCCGAGGTCGATTCGTCTACGACGACCGCGCCGGAGGCCCGGAGTTTCGCTGA